The Sinomonas sp. P10A9 genome includes a window with the following:
- a CDS encoding bile acid:sodium symporter family protein, whose translation MDTHQPSTAPARSKADRDARLAVTVFPILVVMAGLAGFLLPGPIKAGAPAVPYLLGVIMFCMGLTLTPPDFASVAKRPWAVALGLVAHYVIMPGAGWVIATALALPPELAVGVILVGCAPSGTASNVMAYLAKGDVALSVAVATVSTLVAPLVTPALTLLLAGSFLHVDAGGMLLDIVKTVLLPVILGLAVRVFLRKAVAKLLPALPWISALVIAAIVAIVVAGSASKLVAAGGIVLLAVVLHNGFGLSLGYLAGKIGRLDHKARRALAFEVGMQNSGLAATLAAAHFTPLAALPSAVFSVWHNLSGAVVAAWLARRPLPEVSPAAPETAAITAQ comes from the coding sequence ATCGACACCCACCAGCCCAGCACAGCCCCGGCACGCTCCAAGGCCGACCGCGACGCGCGGCTCGCGGTCACCGTCTTTCCGATCCTCGTAGTCATGGCGGGGCTCGCGGGCTTCCTCCTCCCGGGCCCGATCAAGGCCGGCGCGCCCGCGGTGCCGTACCTCCTTGGCGTCATCATGTTCTGCATGGGCCTCACCCTCACGCCCCCCGACTTCGCATCCGTCGCGAAGCGCCCGTGGGCCGTGGCGCTTGGTCTCGTGGCGCACTACGTGATCATGCCCGGCGCGGGCTGGGTCATCGCCACGGCTCTGGCGCTCCCGCCCGAGCTCGCCGTCGGCGTGATCCTCGTGGGCTGCGCACCTTCCGGCACGGCGTCGAACGTCATGGCGTACCTGGCGAAGGGCGACGTCGCCCTGTCGGTTGCCGTCGCGACCGTCTCCACGCTCGTGGCACCGCTCGTGACGCCAGCCCTCACGCTCCTGCTCGCGGGCTCGTTCCTGCACGTCGACGCCGGCGGGATGCTGCTGGACATCGTGAAGACCGTGCTGCTGCCCGTGATCCTCGGGCTTGCGGTTCGCGTCTTCCTCAGGAAGGCCGTGGCGAAGCTCCTCCCGGCGCTGCCGTGGATCTCGGCCCTGGTCATCGCGGCGATCGTGGCGATCGTCGTTGCGGGGTCGGCGTCCAAGCTCGTGGCCGCAGGCGGAATCGTGCTGCTCGCCGTCGTGCTGCACAACGGGTTCGGGCTGAGCCTCGGCTACCTCGCGGGCAAGATCGGCCGCCTCGACCACAAGGCGCGGCGCGCCCTCGCGTTCGAGGTGGGCATGCAGAATTCGGGTCTCGCCGCGACCCTCGCCGCGGCGCACTTCACTCCGCTCGCCGCACTGCCCTCCGCCGTGTTCTCGGTGTGGCACAACCTCTCCGGAGCGGTCGTGGCCGCGTGGCTCGCGCGCCGGCCGCTGCCGGAGGTCTCGCCCGCAGCTCCGGAGACAGCGGCGATCACAGCACAGTAG
- a CDS encoding GTP pyrophosphokinase, whose protein sequence is MVSNYDRLDAAQRAIVDASVATYERVRPELKNITQDVLRTLIAMFRDAEVDPLFITGRTKTVESFREKISRLDPPAVPGGEPTLKFPDPFRTLNDMVGVRVITKLPAENASVANLIKRQRQIFDCRGDREKAIGSIESGTYGYSSRHLILRTLQNDAVRAYQAEFNPELPANGSYFFECQIRTVFAHAWSEIEHDIRFKGQDPRAWSPQFDRQFTATAAMLEVVEKEFAELHDRYEKVRGFWDEAGEGAGPLTPDRIRDVWLTLLPHVDRKIDDDWAWAAELAAAHGLTQTRQLVELLDAERITEVRKALDHRYSPGPDRLLDDLLLWQYGPEHIELTAEPADAGSHPRRDSLLRRLKQIERYRLA, encoded by the coding sequence ATGGTCTCCAACTACGACCGCCTCGACGCCGCGCAGCGCGCCATCGTGGACGCCTCCGTCGCGACGTACGAGCGCGTGCGGCCCGAGCTGAAGAACATCACGCAGGACGTGCTCCGCACGCTCATCGCGATGTTCAGGGACGCCGAGGTCGATCCTCTCTTCATCACGGGCCGCACCAAGACGGTCGAGTCGTTCCGCGAGAAGATCTCTCGGCTCGACCCCCCTGCGGTGCCCGGCGGCGAGCCGACCCTCAAGTTCCCCGACCCCTTCCGGACCCTCAACGACATGGTGGGCGTCCGGGTCATCACCAAGCTCCCCGCCGAGAACGCATCGGTGGCCAACCTCATCAAGCGGCAGCGGCAGATCTTCGACTGCCGCGGCGACCGGGAGAAGGCCATCGGCTCGATCGAGTCCGGGACGTACGGGTACTCGAGCCGGCACCTGATCCTGAGGACCCTCCAGAACGACGCCGTGCGCGCGTACCAGGCCGAGTTCAACCCTGAGCTCCCGGCCAACGGCTCGTACTTCTTCGAGTGCCAGATCCGCACGGTGTTCGCGCACGCGTGGAGCGAGATCGAGCACGACATCCGCTTCAAGGGCCAGGACCCGCGCGCCTGGAGCCCGCAGTTCGACCGCCAGTTCACGGCCACGGCGGCCATGCTCGAGGTTGTCGAGAAGGAGTTCGCCGAGCTGCACGACCGCTACGAGAAGGTGCGCGGCTTCTGGGACGAGGCCGGCGAGGGCGCTGGGCCCCTCACCCCCGATCGCATCCGCGATGTGTGGCTGACGCTCCTGCCGCACGTGGACCGCAAGATCGACGACGACTGGGCCTGGGCCGCGGAACTCGCCGCCGCCCACGGGCTGACCCAGACGCGCCAGCTCGTCGAGCTGCTCGACGCCGAGCGCATCACCGAGGTCCGCAAGGCGCTCGACCACCGCTACTCCCCCGGGCCTGACCGCCTGCTCGACGACCTGCTCCTGTGGCAGTACGGCCCCGAGCACATCGAGCTCACCGCCGAGCCCGCCGACGCGGGGTCCCACCCGCGGCGCGACTCCCTCCTGCGCAGGCTCAAGCAGATCGAGCGCTACCGGCTCGCCTGA
- a CDS encoding S53 family peptidase, whose product MTTNHPGSTPEPSVTLEGSERQAAPGIVSGEPADPSQRIEVTVVLRRKAPFPEHPTGHLSREALAEHHGAAGEDLELATDTFTRLGAEVVEADAASRRIRLGGTVAQLSAIFGTTLEKVTSTGPHGAAVEHRHRTGSLSVPAALDGIVTAVLGLDDRPQARPQLRMLPLAAAGTSYNPNDLGRIYSFPPNTDGAGQTIAILELGGGFGQADLDAYFGGLGITPTPTVTAVGVDGATNQAGQDPQGADGEVLLDIEVIGALAPKATILVYFAPNTDAGFLDALATASHATPAPSAISISWGQSEDSWTAQARNAFDQALADATALGVTVTAAAGDRGSTDGVTDGHDHADFPASSPHALACGGTRLSADAATGAISSETVWNDSPTTSATGGGYSDVFPTPAWQNSVAGHAANAAHRKPKPKPPTPTPTPTPTTHGRGVPDVSGVADPQTGYNVRVDGQDMVIGGTSAVAPLWAALIARLAQASGKRFGLFQPVLYAQPGSFHDITVGNNGTYHAGPGWDPCTGLGSPNGAALLTALGG is encoded by the coding sequence ATGACCACCAACCACCCGGGCAGCACGCCTGAACCCAGCGTCACCCTCGAGGGCTCCGAAAGGCAGGCCGCCCCCGGCATCGTCTCCGGGGAACCCGCGGATCCGTCGCAGCGGATCGAGGTCACCGTTGTACTTCGCCGGAAGGCACCGTTCCCTGAGCACCCCACCGGGCATCTCAGTCGTGAAGCGCTCGCCGAGCACCACGGCGCCGCCGGCGAGGACCTCGAGCTCGCCACGGACACCTTCACGCGGCTCGGTGCCGAGGTCGTCGAGGCAGACGCGGCGTCCCGCCGCATCCGGCTGGGCGGCACCGTCGCGCAGCTCAGCGCGATCTTCGGCACGACCCTCGAGAAGGTTACGAGCACCGGGCCCCACGGAGCGGCGGTCGAGCACCGCCACCGCACCGGCAGCCTGAGCGTCCCCGCCGCGCTCGATGGCATCGTCACCGCGGTGCTCGGCCTCGACGACCGGCCCCAAGCCCGCCCGCAGCTGAGGATGCTCCCCCTCGCGGCCGCGGGCACGAGCTACAACCCGAACGACCTCGGGCGGATCTACAGCTTCCCTCCCAACACTGACGGGGCCGGCCAGACCATTGCGATCCTCGAGCTCGGCGGCGGATTCGGGCAAGCCGACCTCGATGCGTACTTCGGCGGCCTCGGCATCACTCCCACGCCCACGGTGACGGCGGTCGGCGTCGACGGCGCCACGAACCAGGCCGGGCAGGACCCTCAGGGGGCGGACGGCGAGGTGCTGCTCGACATCGAGGTGATCGGCGCGCTCGCCCCGAAGGCGACCATCCTCGTGTACTTCGCGCCGAACACCGACGCCGGGTTCCTCGACGCCCTCGCCACCGCATCCCATGCGACTCCCGCGCCGAGCGCGATCAGCATCAGCTGGGGCCAGAGCGAGGACTCGTGGACGGCTCAGGCCCGCAACGCGTTCGACCAGGCGCTCGCGGACGCCACCGCCCTCGGCGTCACCGTCACCGCCGCGGCCGGGGACCGCGGCAGCACCGATGGCGTCACTGATGGGCACGACCACGCGGACTTCCCCGCCTCGAGCCCCCACGCCCTCGCGTGCGGCGGGACGCGGCTCTCCGCCGACGCCGCCACGGGCGCGATCTCCTCGGAGACGGTCTGGAACGACTCGCCTACCACCTCCGCGACCGGCGGCGGGTACAGCGACGTCTTCCCGACGCCGGCGTGGCAGAACTCCGTCGCGGGCCACGCCGCCAACGCGGCGCACCGCAAGCCAAAGCCCAAGCCGCCCACGCCTACGCCCACGCCGACCCCCACCACCCATGGTCGGGGCGTCCCCGACGTCAGCGGCGTGGCCGACCCGCAGACCGGGTACAACGTGCGCGTCGACGGGCAGGACATGGTGATCGGCGGCACGAGCGCGGTCGCACCCCTGTGGGCGGCCCTCATCGCGCGGCTCGCCCAAGCCTCCGGGAAGCGCTTCGGCCTCTTCCAGCCGGTGCTCTACGCGCAGCCGGGCAGCTTCCATGACATCACTGTCGGGAACAACGGCACCTACCACGCCGGGCCCGGCTGGGATCCGTGCACGGGCCTCGGCTCCCCGAACGGGGCGGCGCTCCTGACCGCGCTGGGCGGCTGA
- a CDS encoding DUF4389 domain-containing protein: MSAQPSPTNAFPDSAARGGAMKPGHWVLLVLGVLLAALGVGLVAGGAVLLSGDAAQRDGQYLQSQRERLRTTGYAMLSRTVAIDLGSAASQAAPGMPRLGDLASVRISAASAVPGQQVFVGIADASTVADYLRGVPSASLGDVAWSPAGVRPPAASGQADRGELAASAGDRTPGAPKDQNFWVASASGPGTQALTFDLREGNWALVVMNVDATRPLWTDLQVGVRSRLVGPIGTGLLVSGLIGMVIGVPLLLFGAAGLGRDIGLPTTQAQARAVYPVRFSGFLDPKISRGLWIIKWLLVIPHGIVLAVLWFALFVTTIAAGFAIVVTGRYPRPLFSFSVGVLRWTWRVGFYAYAALGTDRYPPFSLASADYPADLDVDYPERLSRGLVLVKSWLLALPQLMIVAVLTGGVGTQTASGGAGPSLLGLLVFFAAVIVLFTGRYAPQLFGLVVGIDRWLFRVWAYVLLMRDEYPPLRLDQGPLDPGLGDRPLVE; this comes from the coding sequence ATGAGCGCCCAGCCATCTCCGACCAATGCCTTCCCGGATTCCGCCGCGCGCGGCGGCGCCATGAAGCCGGGTCATTGGGTCCTACTCGTCCTCGGAGTGCTGCTGGCGGCCCTCGGGGTTGGGCTCGTCGCCGGCGGCGCGGTTCTGCTGAGCGGTGACGCCGCGCAGCGGGATGGGCAGTACCTGCAGTCCCAGCGGGAGCGTCTGCGGACCACGGGCTACGCGATGCTCTCCCGCACCGTCGCCATCGATCTCGGGAGCGCCGCGAGCCAAGCCGCCCCCGGGATGCCGCGCCTCGGGGACCTCGCCAGCGTGCGGATCTCGGCGGCATCTGCCGTGCCGGGCCAGCAGGTGTTCGTCGGTATTGCGGACGCCTCCACGGTCGCTGACTACCTCCGCGGCGTCCCGTCTGCCTCGCTGGGCGACGTCGCGTGGTCGCCGGCCGGGGTGCGTCCGCCCGCCGCTTCAGGGCAGGCTGATCGTGGCGAGCTGGCGGCATCCGCGGGCGACAGAACCCCAGGGGCGCCGAAGGACCAGAACTTCTGGGTGGCATCAGCCTCGGGCCCGGGAACCCAGGCGCTGACCTTCGACCTGCGGGAGGGCAACTGGGCCCTCGTGGTCATGAACGTGGACGCCACCCGGCCCCTCTGGACTGACCTGCAAGTGGGTGTCCGTTCCCGGCTCGTCGGACCGATTGGCACCGGCCTCCTGGTCAGCGGCCTGATCGGGATGGTCATCGGGGTTCCGCTCCTCCTGTTCGGGGCCGCCGGTCTCGGACGGGACATCGGGCTGCCGACCACTCAGGCCCAGGCCCGCGCCGTCTACCCCGTCCGTTTCAGCGGGTTCCTCGATCCGAAGATCTCGCGCGGGCTGTGGATCATCAAATGGCTGCTGGTCATCCCGCACGGGATCGTTCTGGCCGTCCTGTGGTTCGCGCTCTTCGTGACCACGATCGCGGCGGGCTTCGCCATCGTGGTGACGGGCCGCTACCCGCGCCCGCTGTTCTCCTTCAGCGTTGGAGTCCTGCGGTGGACGTGGCGCGTTGGCTTCTACGCGTACGCGGCCCTCGGGACGGACCGTTACCCGCCGTTCTCGCTGGCCTCGGCGGACTATCCCGCGGACCTCGACGTGGACTACCCGGAGCGGCTGTCCCGCGGGCTCGTGCTCGTCAAGTCGTGGCTCCTGGCCCTCCCACAGCTGATGATCGTGGCTGTCCTGACGGGTGGTGTGGGTACTCAGACCGCCAGCGGGGGCGCCGGTCCGTCCCTCTTGGGGCTCCTCGTGTTCTTCGCGGCGGTGATCGTCCTCTTCACCGGCCGGTACGCCCCGCAGCTGTTCGGCCTCGTGGTGGGCATCGATCGCTGGCTCTTCCGGGTCTGGGCCTATGTGCTCCTCATGAGGGACGAGTACCCACCGCTCCGTCTCGACCAGGGCCCACTCGATCCTGGCCTCGGTGACCGGCCCCTGGTCGAGTAG
- a CDS encoding proline dehydrogenase family protein: MTTPLHAPDHTPETQTSTSDAGRVNPVRPQDLADEAIAQVRRWLDAAAKLPVDPAAAQLAGVLKDPNGLAFTVGFVDGVVRPEDLSVAARNLKAIAPKVPAFLPWPMRKAVALGGALAPAMPGVVVPIARRVLREMVGHLIVDASDSKLGPAISKIRTPGIRLNVNLLGEAILGQGEAARRLEGTRSLLARDDVDYVSIKVSSTVAPHNHWAFEEAVEHIIESLAPLYRLAASSTAPKFINLDMEEYKDLDLTIAVFTRLLDREEFRGLEAGIVLQAYLPDALGAMIHLQEWASRRVAAGGAPIKVRVVKGANLPMEHVDAEVHGWPAATWGSKQESDTSYKAVLDYALTPEHLANVRVGVAGHNLFDVALAWLLAKARGVDTGVSGGKGVLEFEMLLGMASAQAQAVLSDVGHLLLYTPVVHPGEFDVAIAYLIRRLEEGASQDNFMSAVFELDSSDVLFEREKKRFLASLAALGTAPFADPAGRRTVPGPNRTQDRRTAEGSAHDAGTPLSSGGFANTPDTDPDLPANRLWGRAIIARSEDSRIGIDTADAATLPTEGELNAVVRAAVSAGERWGALSGAQRAVVLDAAGRALERRRGDLLEVMASEAGKTIDQGDPEVSEAIDFAHYYAELARGLDTVDGAAYSPSRLTVVTPPWNFPVAIPAGSTLAALAAGSGVVIKPAKQARRSGSVMVEALWEAFDETAAQTGVGREVLQLVQLPEGQPGRSLGQKLIAHPDVDRVILTGGYETAQLFRSFRHDLPLLAETSGKNAIIVTPSADLDLAAKDVAYSAFGHAGQKCSAASLVVLVGSAATSKRFRNQLVDAVQSLHVGYPWDARTQMGPVIEAPGEKLLRGLTTLGEGENWVLTPRQLDDSGKLWSPGVRSDVKPGSEYHLTEYFGPILGVMTAETLEEAVALVNQIDYGLTSGLHSLDPAELDYWLEHIQAGNLYINRGITGAIVRRQPFGGWKKSAVGAGTKAGGPNYLVGLGSWADAAATSLAPIRNQAVSALLDAASAALPADDAVWLAAALGSDAAAWASEFGVSKDVSGLACERNVFRYRPLPVTVRFEAGTSGHGVAELLRVAAAGILAASPVTVSSDVMLPGSTADVLNQHGVPVTVEDSAAWLRRAALLGSGRVRLIAGTGDAARAAVSSLADAVGGTPDVAAYAHPVVSAGRVEILPFVHEQAVSVTAHRFGTPNPVALGIRI, encoded by the coding sequence ATGACGACGCCGCTCCACGCGCCGGACCACACGCCCGAGACGCAGACCAGCACCTCCGACGCAGGCCGCGTCAACCCTGTCCGCCCCCAGGACCTCGCCGACGAGGCCATCGCGCAGGTCCGTCGCTGGCTCGACGCCGCCGCCAAGCTCCCCGTTGACCCCGCCGCCGCTCAGCTCGCGGGCGTGCTCAAGGACCCGAACGGGCTCGCGTTCACGGTCGGATTCGTGGACGGCGTGGTCCGCCCCGAGGACCTTTCCGTCGCCGCCCGCAACCTCAAGGCGATCGCGCCCAAGGTCCCAGCATTCCTGCCCTGGCCCATGCGCAAGGCCGTCGCACTGGGAGGCGCGCTCGCCCCCGCGATGCCCGGCGTCGTCGTGCCCATCGCGCGGCGCGTGCTCCGCGAGATGGTGGGCCACCTCATCGTGGACGCCTCGGATTCCAAGCTCGGTCCGGCCATCTCCAAGATCCGCACCCCCGGCATCCGCCTCAACGTGAACCTCCTCGGCGAGGCGATCCTCGGCCAGGGCGAGGCCGCGCGGCGCCTCGAGGGCACGCGCAGCCTGCTCGCGCGGGACGACGTCGACTACGTCTCCATCAAGGTCTCCTCGACCGTCGCCCCGCACAACCACTGGGCGTTCGAGGAGGCGGTCGAGCACATCATCGAGTCCCTCGCGCCGCTCTACCGTCTCGCCGCCTCAAGCACCGCCCCCAAGTTCATCAACCTGGACATGGAGGAGTACAAGGATCTCGATCTCACGATCGCCGTCTTCACGCGCCTCCTCGACCGCGAGGAGTTCCGTGGGCTCGAGGCCGGGATCGTGCTGCAGGCCTACCTGCCGGACGCACTTGGCGCGATGATCCACCTGCAGGAGTGGGCCTCGCGGCGTGTGGCGGCCGGCGGCGCTCCCATCAAGGTGCGCGTGGTCAAGGGCGCCAACCTCCCCATGGAGCACGTTGACGCAGAAGTCCACGGCTGGCCCGCAGCCACGTGGGGCTCGAAGCAGGAATCGGACACCTCCTACAAGGCGGTGCTCGACTATGCCCTCACCCCGGAGCACCTCGCCAACGTGCGCGTTGGAGTCGCGGGGCACAACCTGTTCGACGTCGCGCTCGCGTGGCTGCTCGCGAAGGCACGCGGCGTGGACACGGGGGTCTCGGGCGGCAAGGGTGTCCTCGAGTTCGAGATGCTCCTCGGCATGGCCTCGGCCCAGGCGCAGGCCGTGCTCTCCGACGTCGGCCACCTCCTCCTCTACACGCCCGTGGTGCACCCGGGCGAGTTCGACGTAGCGATCGCCTACCTGATCCGGCGCCTCGAAGAGGGCGCGAGCCAGGACAACTTCATGTCCGCCGTGTTCGAGCTGGATTCCAGTGACGTGCTCTTCGAACGCGAGAAGAAGCGCTTCCTCGCCTCGCTCGCGGCCCTCGGGACCGCGCCGTTCGCGGACCCCGCGGGGCGCCGCACGGTCCCCGGGCCGAACCGCACGCAGGATCGGCGCACCGCTGAGGGCTCCGCGCACGACGCCGGCACTCCCCTCTCGTCTGGGGGGTTCGCGAACACCCCGGACACCGATCCGGACCTTCCCGCGAACCGGCTCTGGGGCCGGGCGATCATTGCCCGTTCGGAAGACAGCCGGATCGGCATCGACACCGCGGATGCGGCGACCCTGCCCACGGAGGGCGAGCTCAACGCCGTCGTGCGGGCCGCGGTGAGCGCCGGCGAGCGGTGGGGTGCCCTCAGCGGCGCCCAGCGCGCCGTCGTGCTCGATGCAGCGGGCCGGGCGCTCGAGCGTCGCCGCGGCGATCTGCTCGAGGTGATGGCCTCGGAGGCCGGCAAGACGATCGACCAGGGCGACCCTGAGGTCTCCGAGGCGATCGACTTCGCGCACTACTACGCGGAACTCGCGCGCGGCCTCGACACCGTGGACGGCGCCGCGTACTCCCCGAGCCGGCTCACGGTCGTGACCCCGCCGTGGAACTTCCCAGTGGCGATCCCCGCCGGATCCACCCTCGCGGCGCTCGCCGCCGGCTCCGGCGTGGTGATCAAGCCGGCGAAGCAGGCGCGCCGCTCGGGATCCGTCATGGTCGAGGCCCTCTGGGAGGCCTTCGACGAGACGGCGGCGCAGACCGGCGTGGGCCGCGAAGTGCTCCAGCTCGTGCAGCTCCCGGAGGGACAGCCAGGGAGGTCCCTCGGCCAGAAGCTCATCGCCCACCCGGACGTAGACCGAGTGATCCTCACCGGCGGGTACGAGACCGCGCAGCTCTTCCGCTCGTTCCGGCACGACCTGCCGCTGCTCGCGGAGACCTCCGGGAAGAACGCGATCATCGTCACGCCGAGCGCGGACCTCGACCTCGCGGCGAAGGACGTCGCCTACTCGGCGTTCGGGCACGCTGGGCAGAAGTGCTCGGCGGCCTCGCTCGTGGTGCTCGTGGGCTCCGCCGCCACGTCGAAGCGGTTCCGGAACCAGCTCGTCGACGCCGTGCAGTCGCTCCACGTGGGCTACCCGTGGGACGCGCGGACTCAGATGGGTCCGGTCATCGAGGCCCCGGGCGAGAAGCTGCTCCGCGGGCTGACCACACTCGGCGAAGGCGAGAACTGGGTCCTCACCCCGCGCCAGCTCGATGACTCCGGGAAGCTGTGGAGCCCAGGCGTGCGCTCTGACGTGAAGCCAGGCTCGGAGTACCACCTCACCGAGTACTTCGGCCCGATCCTCGGCGTCATGACCGCCGAGACCCTCGAGGAGGCCGTGGCACTCGTCAACCAGATCGACTACGGCCTCACCTCCGGCCTGCACTCCCTCGATCCCGCCGAGCTGGACTACTGGCTCGAGCACATCCAGGCCGGCAACCTCTACATCAACCGCGGGATCACGGGCGCGATCGTGCGGCGTCAGCCGTTCGGCGGCTGGAAGAAGTCCGCAGTGGGCGCCGGGACCAAGGCCGGCGGTCCGAACTACCTCGTGGGCCTGGGCTCATGGGCAGACGCGGCGGCCACGTCGCTTGCGCCGATCCGCAACCAGGCCGTGAGCGCGCTCCTCGACGCAGCCTCTGCCGCACTCCCCGCGGACGACGCCGTGTGGCTGGCTGCCGCGCTCGGCTCCGACGCCGCGGCGTGGGCCTCGGAGTTCGGTGTCTCCAAGGACGTATCTGGGCTCGCCTGCGAGCGCAATGTGTTCCGCTACCGGCCGCTGCCGGTGACGGTGCGGTTTGAGGCCGGCACCTCCGGCCACGGCGTCGCCGAGCTCCTGCGGGTCGCGGCAGCGGGGATTCTGGCGGCATCGCCCGTGACGGTGAGCAGCGACGTCATGCTTCCCGGCTCGACCGCGGACGTGCTGAACCAGCACGGGGTGCCCGTCACGGTTGAGGATTCTGCCGCGTGGCTTCGGCGGGCCGCGTTGCTCGGCTCGGGCCGTGTGCGGCTCATTGCCGGTACGGGCGACGCGGCGCGCGCAGCGGTGAGCAGCCTCGCGGACGCGGTCGGCGGCACGCCGGATGTGGCCGCGTATGCCCACCCGGTCGTCTCGGCCGGACGCGTGGAGATCCTGCCGTTCGTGCATGAGCAGGCCGTGTCGGTCACCGCGCACCGCTTCGGCACCCCGAACCCGGTAGCGTTGGGAATCAGGATCTAG
- a CDS encoding LysR family transcriptional regulator, whose translation MLEIRRLRLLRELSIRGTLAGVAEALAYSPSSVSQQLALLEKEAGVELMRKSGRGVVLTPAAEVLVGRTEELLAALERTEAELAASESEVQGTVRVAVFQTAVLALMPTALRTLRERHPLLRVEMVQHEPETALRETWARSFDVVVAEHYPHHAAPHYPGLDRERLTEDAIRLALPPAGAGPAFDAARRLSEAAHLPWVMEPHGAASRHWAEQACRAAGFEPDVRYETADLQAHVRLVESGNAVALLPDLVWAGRLPAARLVTLDGAPQRVVFTSVRASGARSPVMLAVRQALEEAARTAG comes from the coding sequence GTGCTTGAGATCCGCCGACTGAGGCTCCTGCGCGAACTGAGCATCCGGGGCACGCTCGCGGGCGTCGCCGAGGCCCTCGCCTACAGCCCGTCGTCGGTGTCGCAGCAGCTGGCCCTGCTGGAGAAGGAGGCCGGCGTCGAGCTGATGCGGAAGTCGGGCCGCGGCGTCGTGCTCACCCCGGCCGCCGAGGTGCTCGTGGGCCGCACGGAGGAGCTCCTCGCAGCGCTCGAGCGCACGGAGGCCGAGCTCGCAGCGAGCGAGAGCGAGGTCCAGGGCACGGTGCGCGTGGCAGTCTTCCAGACGGCAGTGCTCGCCCTCATGCCCACTGCGCTGCGCACCCTGCGCGAGCGGCATCCGCTCCTGCGCGTGGAGATGGTCCAGCACGAGCCAGAGACCGCGCTGCGCGAGACATGGGCGCGGAGCTTCGACGTCGTCGTCGCCGAGCACTACCCGCACCACGCCGCGCCGCACTATCCCGGCCTCGACCGCGAGCGGCTCACCGAGGACGCGATCCGGCTCGCCCTCCCGCCAGCGGGTGCGGGCCCCGCGTTCGACGCCGCGCGGAGGCTTTCCGAGGCAGCCCACCTGCCGTGGGTCATGGAACCGCACGGCGCGGCGTCCCGGCACTGGGCCGAACAGGCGTGCCGCGCCGCGGGCTTCGAGCCGGACGTGCGCTACGAGACCGCCGACCTCCAGGCGCACGTGCGTCTCGTCGAGTCGGGCAATGCCGTGGCGCTGCTGCCGGACCTCGTCTGGGCAGGCCGCCTGCCCGCCGCCCGGCTCGTGACGCTCGACGGCGCGCCGCAGCGCGTGGTCTTCACGTCCGTGCGGGCCTCGGGTGCCCGCAGCCCGGTGATGCTCGCCGTCCGGCAGGCCCTCGAGGAGGCCGCGCGCACGGCGGGATGA
- a CDS encoding NUDIX domain-containing protein — translation MPVKSAGILLYRQAGVDLEVWIAHMGGPFWARKDDRAWSIPKGEYGEGEDPFEAARREFAEEMGSPAPDAEYAALGDFRQPSGKVITAFAGDAEFAPERIVSNTFPLEWPRGSGKIQSFPEIDRAEWVTETVARAKLVKGQLPILDALVQRLA, via the coding sequence ATGCCTGTGAAGAGCGCGGGGATCCTGCTGTACCGCCAAGCGGGCGTGGACCTGGAGGTGTGGATCGCCCACATGGGCGGACCGTTCTGGGCGCGCAAGGACGATCGCGCGTGGTCGATTCCCAAGGGGGAGTACGGCGAGGGTGAGGACCCATTCGAGGCAGCACGGCGCGAGTTCGCGGAGGAGATGGGCTCGCCCGCGCCGGACGCCGAGTACGCGGCCCTCGGCGACTTCCGCCAGCCGTCGGGCAAGGTCATCACGGCGTTCGCCGGCGACGCGGAGTTCGCGCCCGAGCGAATCGTCAGCAACACCTTCCCGCTCGAATGGCCGCGCGGCTCCGGCAAGATCCAGTCGTTCCCCGAGATCGACCGCGCGGAATGGGTCACCGAGACCGTGGCCCGTGCCAAGCTCGTCAAGGGCCAGCTCCCGATCCTCGACGCACTGGTCCAGCGCCTCGCGTGA